The DNA segment AGATAAGGCAAGTACCCCGGAAGTGTTATTGCTGATCGGTTCTGAGCAGAAAGACGCCCTCGTTAAAAAATCCGATTTATTGATTGCCCGTGCCGAAGAAGCGGGACTTCAGCTGATTTACAGAGAAATGGGTGCTAAACTTCCCGGAGATATTGAACACTTCGGCTTTCGTGACGGGATTTCTCAGGTTGGTGTAAGGGGCCTCCTCAACCAGACTCCGGTAGAACCTCTGACCTTGAGGCAAATTGAGGAAAGCGACCCCAAACATGAAACATTTGCTGCACCAGGCCGCCCCTTGGTTTGGCCAGGGCAGTTTGTTTATGGATACCCTACACAACAGGAACAATCAACAGTACCAGGTCCCCTTTCCGGTCAGTCGGAATGGCTGCGAAATGGTTCACTCCTTGTATTTCGGAGGTTAACTCAGGACGTGGCGGCATTCAGGAACTTTTTAACTGAAACTGCACCAAAGCTAGATTTGACTGCGGATCAGCTCAGTGCGAAAATCGTAGGCAGATGGCCTGATGGAACACCATTAATCCTATCTCCTGAATCAACGGACCCATTGATTGTCGCTGATGCCATGCGGATAAATCACTTTAATTATGGCGGAACAGATGAGGTCATCGTTAAAGAAGAAAACGGAAATTCAAGAACCGTAACCGGTACTTATGAGGACAATAACGGACTTCGATGCCCTCACCTTGCACATATCAGAAAAGTAAATCCAAGAGATTTGAATACGGATCAAGGTGGGCCAGGCAGGACGTTAATGATGCAAATGATTCGAAGGGGAATTCCTTTTGGCCCATTGTACGACCCAAAGGAAAAGGAAATGCAGGAAAGAGGTTTGTTATTCCTCTCCTATCAGACTTCATTCAATGAACAGTTTAAAAAGCTGAATACACAATGGATGAATAATCCTGATGCACCAGAGGTAGGTCAGCACAATCACGACCTTCTTGTGGGGCAATCTTTAATCACTAAGGAGCGGTCAGGAACCTTACCGGACAAACCAAAAATTAGCACAGAAGCAAAATGGGTAATTCCTTCCGGTGGCTGTTTTATGTTTTCGCCCTCAATTGATTTCTTCAGGAAACTGACCTTGGTTTAATCCTTTTTTGAAAGATATGCTTTCGAAACAGGCTTATGTTCCGTATTTTAAGGGGGGGTGCCCCCCTTTTCTATACCATCAATCTATTTACTTTATCCACCAATTCATCTAAATCAAAAGGCTTGGCAATGTAATCGTCGGCACCTGCAGCTTTGGCAATACCTTCCCCTTCTGTGCTTGCCGAATACATAATCACCGGAAGATTAACGATACTGCTACTGTCCTTGATACTTTTTAACACCTGATCTCCGGATAATACAGGCATCCAAATGTCTAAAATCAGCAAATCAGGTTTTTCTTGTTCGATTCTGGAGATTGCATGCAGACTATTGATTTCAGAGATGACTGAAAATCCGGCATCCTCCATGATCAATTCGATTAAATCTAATATTCCTCTGTCGTCATCACATACCATCACTTTTTTATTCCTCATAAGCCGCTTTTTTATCAAGATTTACTTTTATCAAGATTTACCGGTAAAGTAAAACTGAATACTGATCCTTTTCCTGGTTCACTTTCTACCCAAAGCGTTCCTTTATGATTTTTTATAATCTGATCACAGATATAGAGTCCAATGCCCATACCAGGATAATTTTTCTGAATATCTCCGACACGATAAAACCTTTCAAATACCTTTTTCAAATCATCCTCTTTAATGCCCAGTCCATAATCTCTGACTGAAAATTTAATAAAATTGCTCACCTGGGAGATATGGATCTCGACATCTCTGGAATCCGGCGAATATTTGATGGCATTACTGATCAGGTTGTTGATCACCTGTACCAGGTTGGATTCATCCCCATAACACTGATGAACAGGTTTCCCTTTTACGGTAATTCGATGTCCCGGAGCAGCAGCCTGGAGTCCTTCAATGGTTTCTCTAACCATTTTATCGAAGTCGAAATAATCCATGTGCAATTCGATATTGCCGGATTGTATACGTGAAACATCCATCAGTTCTTTCAGCAGCTGATTTAAACGCGCTACATATGTTCCCGTTTTTTCGACTACAGAGCGGAATTTTTCTGTTGAATTTTCAGGCATAAAGCGCTGCATCATCTGAACATAACCAACCACAGTAGTTAAAGGCGTTTTCAACTCATGACTTGCTATGGAAAGGAAATCATCTTTACGCTGCTCAACGGCCTTTCTTTCGGTGATGTCTTCGATCGCCAATAAAATCCGGTCCTTAAACTGACCTTCCAACTCTACCCTATGGGCATTCAACAGCATGAGTTTCCGCCCAATATGCGGGAACTCATGTTCTACCTCATAATCAAGCACCGGGTTATTGGTCGGCAATATTTCTTCCATCATTAGCCTCAACTCAGGAATATCCCATTGCCCGTTTCCAAGGTCATACAACAATTTTCCTTTGGTATCATTGATGGACACCTTGAAAGTATTCAGAAAATGGTTGTTTGCACTTAAAACCGTGTAATCTTTATCCATGACCAGCAGGCTTTCACGGATCGTTTCCACAATACTGGAAAGGTACTCTTCACTCTCTTTCAGCATGCGCGTTCTTTCGATCACCTTCTGCTCCGTTTCCTTGAAATTCATTTGAAGCATCTGTTCTGCTTTCTTTCTTAAGCTCACATCGTTCTGGATACCGACAAAATGGGTTACATTACCGGAGACATCTTTTACTGGAGAAAGGTGGAGTTCATTGTGAAATAACCGTCCGTCCTTGCTGTAGTTCCTGATTTCCACGACGCAGTTTTCACCATCTTTTATGGCTTGTGCAATTTTAAAACGAGCCTCCTGGCTTCGATCCTTATCTTGTAAAAAGCGACAATTATGACCAATAATCTCGTCGTGGTCATAACCACACATTTCCTCAAAAGCAGCATTGCAATAGATAATAGGATTGTCTGGTAATAAATTATTAGTGATTACGACACCTGTGTTGGTTGCATCCAATACACTGGCGAGAATAGTCGGATCGAGAAATCGTTGTTCCGATAGGGGCGTATGTTTTATGTTTTTCGTCTCCAAGGGCAAATATTTTTTTCAATTAAACTCAAAAAATATAGGGTTTGTTTGAAATTTCGCTATCTTTTTCAAGAAACAGCTGGTATTGAAGCCCTTATAAAACTAAAGAAATCCCTCTTAGAAACAGGTTGGACAATGATTTTACCGTAATTTAATGTCAACTACAATCGTCTTTGGAAAGGATCCAAAATTCGCCTTTTTTAATAGGTATCTACCTTAGATTGGTCAATAAGAATAGCAAATTCCATTTCAGCATCAATTGTCTTTATTGATATGCTAAAGACAGATGCCGCACCATTGGAGGTTTTCGTATTTATGGAAACACCGCTTTTGCCTTTTCGATTGTTGCACTATCGACAAGCCCCGTTTGTTGAAGGCCTTGTTCTTTTTGAAATGCTTTTAACCTATTGACTACTGTCTTCCTCAGCAGCTGCTGTTTTCCAACGGGAATCAGCTGCACATGTAAGGCATCCCACATACCCAATATGGTAAGTCCATTATCCACATAGATTTTTCGCAATAAAACCACATCTCCTTTATAGGAACGCTTGCCATTTATAATAAAGATACTATCCGCGGCAATACCATAATGATGCATGCCATTTTCTTTAATCTTGCTTGCCCCCTGGTTATAGTATTTAAGTTGTAAGGCATTACTTCGGTAAGTTTCGGTAAATGTAACTGACTGCTCAGGGTAGGTCTGCTTATAGATACCGACACATGTATTTAACCTGTCCAGAAATTCAGGTACTAACAAAGCCTGGTCGCCTACCGGATTTTTTGAGTTCCACCTTTCATCGGTAATTAGTTTCTTTAAAAAGAAATCTGCAATATTTTCCATTGTAAGTAATATTTAACATTATTCATGAAAATTTCTCAAAGTCGCGACCAATAGCCACTGGAATTATCGGATAGAATTCGGAGCGGTAGTTTAAGTTATACCTTAAGCGAACCCCGAAAGCCTCTGGCAGCATAGTAAGATTCTGCGCCATTGTGATAAACGAAGATCGTACCATAGCGATAATCAGCGAAAAGTGCTCCACCCAGCTTTCTGATAGCTGCAGGTGTTTGTATCCAGCTCGAAGTTTTCGTATCAAACTTTCCAAATTGTTGTAGTTTGCGGTATTCTTCTTCCGTTAAAATTTCAATTCCCATTGCAGCAGCCATTTCAAGAGCGCTATTTTTTGGTTTATGTTCTTTTCTTGACTCCAGTGCTTCGGCATCATAGCAAACGCTTCTGCGGCCTTTTGGGCTTTCGGCGGAACAGTCATAAAAAATGTATTCGCCGCTTTCCTGGTCATACCCAACAACATCAGGTTCACCACCGCTGATTTCCATGTCGTCAAGTGCCCAGAGCTTTTCGGCGTTGGCTTCCAGTTTTGCCAGCACTTTAGTCCATTCCAGACCTTGATGGCGGTTCATATTTTTTTCAAAACGTTCTTTTAAAATGCGGAGTAGTTCTTCACGTTGTTCTGGCAACAGTTCTTTTTTATTGTTTTTCATGTCGTCTTTTTTTGTGATGTGGAATGTAGTGTTAACTTAGTTAATCTGCAATAGATGTCATTGTGTGCGATGAGTTTTGGTAATAAATCGACGATTAAATTACGCTAAATTCAAAGCTTTTTCATTTAAATAATGAGTTTATCCTGCATAACATCATGCAGACTCCAAAACTTTAATATATTTGTTCAAACGGGTAACTTGTTTAAACGGATATATTAAAGTTAATAAATATGACCTTGCTCTTTAGTGATAAACAACAAAATGCCCTCAATTCTATTTGGATACTAGGTATTATTATTGCATTTCTTCAAATAAGCAATTATTTTATAGACAGTTACGGACCAGATAATTCCTTTTACCATTATCTGTGGCAGGCACAGAACTGGTTTTTAGAAAGCCTGGTTTTTGCCTGGTATTTTTACAAAAACAGGCTCGTTGTTAAAGGTGTGCTGATACAGCTCCTTTTTATTCCCTATTATATCTTCAAATCAGATTGGTCGGCCTTTCTGGATTATCATTTAGATATAGACAACAGCATGAACATTTATAACGCGATGAGGTTTGTCACCTTTTTTATCCCGCTGATCTGTTTTGCTTTCTTTTACTTTAAAAATGAAGCCAAACCAGCAGGCATATCCAGGCTAAAATCTTTGATCATCCCCTTCTGCAGTGCATTAGTTTTCAGCTATGCCATATCCTCCGACCCAGACTCTTTATATAAATATACCAGATTTATAACTGCGGATTCTTTATACGTAAAAGACATTCTCGTTTCTATTATCTTCTTAGTGCTCTCTTTTAAAACTACTGCGGTATTAGTTGGCTTCCTGTACCTTTCCAACCGGATTTATTCCATTGAAAAATTAATGTACCCAATTGATCGTCAGGCCATTTCCAACACTTTCTTTAAATGGGGCTTTATTATCAGTTACACGATCCTGTTACTGACGATTATGGATATGGTCGGGTCCATATTTTCCATATCATTTTCTTCCTCCTCGCTAAAAATAACAACGATCACCTATATCCTATCCTATTTGATCATACTGATCATTAGTGGAAGATTTTTCGCTAATTTGATTCAGTACAGGAATTACACGCTCCAGAAGTATCTGGGCGTTTTAAATGCCATATCGATCTTACCCCTCTTAAACCTGATCTCCTTTTTCGTGTTGCTTTTTGTTAAAAAGAGTGTTGCCCCTATTGGCAGTTACGTTGAAAACTTAAAGAAAAATAGAAATATCCACCTGATTATTTATGGGCTTATAATCACCCTATACATCCTTTATAAATATTTTGGAGATCCTGCAGGATACCGGGAGGCGGCTATATTCTACAAAATACCGGTATTTATTATTGCCATTGTGTTGCTGAGCAGGTATAAAGTAAGCACTAAAATAGTTACTTTTTTGGTCTTTATATTCCTGTACTACGGAGATATCACCGGATTTTTCGATTTCACAGAAGGCTATCTTTCCTTCTTTAAAGGCAAGATTCTGTCCTTTATATGGCTAGGACTTGCCGCCTCGGCCTTCGTTTACTATATCATACATTATATCCTTCACAAGTCGTTTTACACCGAATATTTTGAAGAACATGATGCAGAAAAATTTGAGCAGTACATTGAAGAATTTAAATAACTTATTTTCTCAGTATGATGGAGAGTCCTTTAGAAAAACTGCTCAGGTCTTGCGTCAGCTTAAAATCAAAATTATACTTACCGTCTTTGGGTGCAATAAACTGAGTATTCTCAATTTCAAATTTATGCTCTGTATAGTAAATGGCTGAATCTTTACCGGAAGAACCATTGGTATGATAAGATTCTGTTGTTTTCTTTGATTTGATCTGATGTTCGCCTTTAAACACATCTAAACTATCATACAGCAGAGATTTCCCTTCGCTTTCGATATGATACCTGACCTTAAAAGCAGGAGAATCATCCTTATCATTCGTCTCCAGCTTAGACCATATCATGACCTTATCTCCTTTTTTTAAGTCGATCCCTTCAGCCGAAGAGATTTCCCCCACCTTCAAAGGAATTTCAATGATGTCCGCTCCGACAGGATTGCAGGAAATAAGTGTAAGCAGCAATAAAGAAGGGAGAATAGGATATTTAAACATGAGTGTAGGTTTTATTTTGATTTAAGATCTAAAGTATGGTGTTTACTAAAATAGCTAAAGATTTTAACGAACAGGTCTACATCGCCGGCCTGCAGGTCCTCTACCATAGTTTTTAGTATAAAGCTTTTATTGCGATAATCCATCAGGCAAACCACGTCTACTGTACCTGGCGCAAACACCTCATCATACCCTTTACGTGAGGTCTTGATGATATAACAATTGCCATCGGTACTTAAGGTATACCTGTTCTGGTTGTTTACCTCAAAAACATCCCGGTTATAATCCAGATTAGTCAATTCACTTACCTTATTTGCTTTCACTGCATCAATAAATTTATGAAAAGCCAATTCCTCATTTGTCCTCAGCCGGGATAATGCGGCAAGCCTATAATTACCTTCCGTTCTTGGGTTTATGGTTTCCCCTTCTTCCAGGAATATGGTCTGCTCTTTTTCCAGTTTTTTAAAAAATCTATTGAGCATATTTACTTCCATCAAAGGCAAATTATGCGCATACTCTTCCCAGGAGCTGAATTGAATAGGCAGTTCATTCTTATTTGTAAAATTTTTAGCGTTCCTGATCAGGTGTGAAAAGAGGTTTACTTTTTCTTGCTTTGGAAGTTTTTGGCTCCAGTCCATTTCAGCTTTATAAAAAATATAGCTTTTGTGCAGTGCATCATATTTCAGATTGAGGGCAATAAAATTATCATTATGATCAAAAATAATACTGTTTTTATCCTGGAAATAAACCGTCTCCACATTGGGGAAATCTGCTTTGATGTCTTCCACAGTGAGCAATGTCGAATCGCTTTCCGGGATGATCATGATGCGCTGATGATACAAACGTTCCTCTCTGGAAAAGACATTTTCAAAAGAAACAACCGAAATGCTATCCTTCAAGGCTGAAAGATCCAGCTTCCCCAGCTTTTGATCTTCTTCAAGATCTCCGGCTAAAACCCTTTGTACATCAAAAATATAATGCGCGGGTATGCTAAAACTGTACTGCTTATCCACTAAAATTGTTTTTTGTGGCAGCTTTGAGCCCATAATTTTATTCATTTCAGCCTTGTAGTCTGTCGCAGAAACAGCAGAAATTTCCTGGCCCTGATCCTCTTGTTTGACCACCCGCTTACAGCCTGAGCCCATTAAAATAAATAAAATCAGGTATGCCCAACCATTTCTAAAAATCATACTCATAGTATTTCGTTTATTTATTTTCAAATATATAATTTAACCCGTCAATTATTCCTTATTCTTTATGTCAATTAAAAGCGTCATAAAGCAGGGGATCAAACCATAGAGATCATAAAACTAAATGAATCATTGATGAAGTACACGATAAGCCTAATTATACTCCTCCTTTCCAATGTTGTATCCGGACAAAGCACCAAAAAAATTGTAAAAACTGATGCGATAAATTTCAACTACGAAGCCAGATGTGACGCCTTATATGAAAAACAATAGTTTATTTAAAATCCCTGGACTCCGGAAAGAGTTCCGCCTGGATCACCTTTTTACCTTTCTTAATATCCGTTTCTACGAGTCCCTGCAAAAGACCAGACAGGTCATAGCAATGTTTTACCACTACATGGGTCACTTCTCCCTCCCGCTGTAACTTCCCTTCTACCATGAGCAGCTTTGCCCTTAAAATCTCCTTACGGTATTTGGTAAACAGCTTTTGAAAAACCACTAGGTTCGCTATTCCTGTTTCATCCTCAATCGTGATGAAACAAACGCCTGTCGCCGTTCCCGGTCTCTGCTTCACCAGGACCAATCCGCAGACCCTGACCAGTGTACCATCCGGCCAGCGTTTCAATTCTTTAGCAGAAAGCACCTGACGCTGAAACAGCTCCTTTCTGACAAAACTTACCGGGTGGGCTTTCAAGGATAAGGAAGTGGTACTATAATCGTGAACCACATGTTCCGACAAAGACATCTTCGGCAATTGGATTTGCTGTTCTTCTTTAATTTCTTCTTTTAGCTCTCCTTCAAATAAACCCAAAGGGCGGTCGGCAAGTGCCGTCACTTCCCATAAAGCCTGCCTCCTGTCCATTCCCATAGAGCGGAAAGCATCTGCATCTGCCAACTTTTCCAACGCAGCCAGGGGCACACCTGCTTCCATTAAGCTATGAATATGGCGGTAAGGCTCTTGCTTTCGCCCGGCAATCAGCAGATTTAAGTCCTCTTCGTTCAAACCACTCACCTGACGGAAGCCCAACCTCATCGCGCAGTATTTGCCGGATAGTTCTTCAAGCGTATTGTCCCAGGAGGATAAATTCACATCAATTGACCTCATCTCTACTTTATGCTTCCTTGCATCGCTGACAATCTGTGCAGGCTGGTAAAATCCCATAGGCATGCTGTTCAGTAAAGCTGCCGCAAAAATATCCGGATAATAATGTTTTAGCCAGCAGGATACATACACCAGCAAGGCAAAACTTGCCGCATGACTCTCCGGAAAACCATAACTCCCGAATCCTTCCAGTTGTTTAAAGACACGCTCCGCAAAATCTTGTTCATAACCTTTTGCAGTCATGCCATCTACCAGTTTCTTCCTGAACTTGCTCACCATGCCATGGGATTTGAAACTGGCCATACTCCGGCGCAATTCATCGGCTTCTGCCGGTGTAAAACCTGCCGCAACAATGGCAATTTTCATCGCCTGTTCCTGAAATAAAGGCACGCCTAAGGTACGTCCAAGAATCTCTTCGAGTTCTTTTGAAGGATAGGTGATGTCCTCTTCTCCATTGCGTCGCCTCAGGTAAGGATGCACCATATCTCCCTGAATCGGTCCCGGGCGGACAATCGCCACTTCAATCACCAGGTCATAGAAATTCCTCGGTTTTAATCTCGGCAGCATCGACATTTGCGCCCTGCTCTCAATCTGAAACACCCCTATCGTATCCGCATGACTGATCATATCATACACCTCTTTATCATCCTCAGGAATATTGGCCAGGGTAAGGTCAAGACCATAATGCTGTTTCGCCAGGTCAAAGGCCTTTCGGATACAGGTCAGCATGCCCAATGCCAGGACATCTATTTTAAGGAAGCCCAGGGCATCGATATCATCCTTGTTCCATTCAATACAGGTTCTGTTTTCCATACGTGCATTCAGAATCGGACAAAGCTCGCTCAGCTTCCCCCTGGTGATTACAAAACCACCCGTATGCTGCCCCAGCTGGCGGGGGAAACCGATAAACTGCTGTGTCAGCTGCAGGATCTTCATCAGGTGTGGGTCATCATGGCTAAATCCATGATCAGAGGCCACTTTGCCCTCCAGCCATTCGTCTGTAAATTCCCACATCGATTTAGAAAGCCGGTCTACCGCATCTACAGACAGCCCCATTGCTTTTGCCACATCACGCAGGGCTCCTTTCCGGTGGAGCTGGGTAACCGTGGCTACAATGGCCGCACGGTCACGCCCATATTTATTATAAATATACTGGATCACTTCTTCCCTCCGTTCGTGTTCAAAATCCACATCAATATCCGGCGGTTCATTGCGCGCAGAAGAGATAAAGCGTTCAAAAAGCAATTCAAATTTAGTAGGATTTACCGAGGTGATGCCCAGACAGAAGCAGACCGTTGAATTCGCAGCAGATCCTCTGCCCTGACACAGGATATTTTGTTCCCTTGCAAACCGAACAATATCATATACCGTGAGGAAATAGGCCGCATAATCCATTTCTTCTATAAATTTCAGCTCATACTCAATAGCCGTCGTAATTTTCTCCGGCAGCTCTTCTCCAAAAAAATCCTTTGCCCCTTTCCAGGCCAGGTGGGTTAATTCTTCCAGTGGGTTACGTCCTTCAGTTGT comes from the Pedobacter sp. FW305-3-2-15-E-R2A2 genome and includes:
- a CDS encoding DUF4256 domain-containing protein; translated protein: MKNNKKELLPEQREELLRILKERFEKNMNRHQGLEWTKVLAKLEANAEKLWALDDMEISGGEPDVVGYDQESGEYIFYDCSAESPKGRRSVCYDAEALESRKEHKPKNSALEMAAAMGIEILTEEEYRKLQQFGKFDTKTSSWIQTPAAIRKLGGALFADYRYGTIFVYHNGAESYYAARGFRGSLKV
- a CDS encoding ATP-binding protein, whose product is METKNIKHTPLSEQRFLDPTILASVLDATNTGVVITNNLLPDNPIIYCNAAFEEMCGYDHDEIIGHNCRFLQDKDRSQEARFKIAQAIKDGENCVVEIRNYSKDGRLFHNELHLSPVKDVSGNVTHFVGIQNDVSLRKKAEQMLQMNFKETEQKVIERTRMLKESEEYLSSIVETIRESLLVMDKDYTVLSANNHFLNTFKVSINDTKGKLLYDLGNGQWDIPELRLMMEEILPTNNPVLDYEVEHEFPHIGRKLMLLNAHRVELEGQFKDRILLAIEDITERKAVEQRKDDFLSIASHELKTPLTTVVGYVQMMQRFMPENSTEKFRSVVEKTGTYVARLNQLLKELMDVSRIQSGNIELHMDYFDFDKMVRETIEGLQAAAPGHRITVKGKPVHQCYGDESNLVQVINNLISNAIKYSPDSRDVEIHISQVSNFIKFSVRDYGLGIKEDDLKKVFERFYRVGDIQKNYPGMGIGLYICDQIIKNHKGTLWVESEPGKGSVFSFTLPVNLDKSKS
- a CDS encoding error-prone DNA polymerase, whose amino-acid sequence is MSYTELQVTTNFSFLRGASHPEEMIVQAVSLGYSAIAITDHNTLAGIVRGHAAAKANGIRIIPACRLDLVDGPSLLAYPTDQPAYARLSTLLSTGNLRTEKGKCELYKADVYHFSEGIKFITVPPAKLNGEFDLDVEFKAALKEYKEAFGINLYLGACFSYRGDDAKKLYRISELADQIGVAMVATNDVHFHHPDRRELQDIVTCVREKCTIYNAGYHLYQNAERYLKTAAEMERLFRQYPDAIRRSQEIAEACQFSLDQLKYVYPEEITTEGRNPLEELTHLAWKGAKDFFGEELPEKITTAIEYELKFIEEMDYAAYFLTVYDIVRFAREQNILCQGRGSAANSTVCFCLGITSVNPTKFELLFERFISSARNEPPDIDVDFEHERREEVIQYIYNKYGRDRAAIVATVTQLHRKGALRDVAKAMGLSVDAVDRLSKSMWEFTDEWLEGKVASDHGFSHDDPHLMKILQLTQQFIGFPRQLGQHTGGFVITRGKLSELCPILNARMENRTCIEWNKDDIDALGFLKIDVLALGMLTCIRKAFDLAKQHYGLDLTLANIPEDDKEVYDMISHADTIGVFQIESRAQMSMLPRLKPRNFYDLVIEVAIVRPGPIQGDMVHPYLRRRNGEEDITYPSKELEEILGRTLGVPLFQEQAMKIAIVAAGFTPAEADELRRSMASFKSHGMVSKFRKKLVDGMTAKGYEQDFAERVFKQLEGFGSYGFPESHAASFALLVYVSCWLKHYYPDIFAAALLNSMPMGFYQPAQIVSDARKHKVEMRSIDVNLSSWDNTLEELSGKYCAMRLGFRQVSGLNEEDLNLLIAGRKQEPYRHIHSLMEAGVPLAALEKLADADAFRSMGMDRRQALWEVTALADRPLGLFEGELKEEIKEEQQIQLPKMSLSEHVVHDYSTTSLSLKAHPVSFVRKELFQRQVLSAKELKRWPDGTLVRVCGLVLVKQRPGTATGVCFITIEDETGIANLVVFQKLFTKYRKEILRAKLLMVEGKLQREGEVTHVVVKHCYDLSGLLQGLVETDIKKGKKVIQAELFPESRDFK
- a CDS encoding response regulator, whose translation is MRNKKVMVCDDDRGILDLIELIMEDAGFSVISEINSLHAISRIEQEKPDLLILDIWMPVLSGDQVLKSIKDSSSIVNLPVIMYSASTEGEGIAKAAGADDYIAKPFDLDELVDKVNRLMV
- a CDS encoding Dyp-type peroxidase; translation: MNLLLQEPLLDVEEIQGNILRGFDTQWQELIGFKSTSEAMLRNWLSSLTSEISTLKEVHEYRLSRSRDHLPDTNPVLINASISGFALKMLQFDTAVIGEGFLNLPMGSLAVTLGDSKEDVAKFKLGKDKASTPEVLLLIGSEQKDALVKKSDLLIARAEEAGLQLIYREMGAKLPGDIEHFGFRDGISQVGVRGLLNQTPVEPLTLRQIEESDPKHETFAAPGRPLVWPGQFVYGYPTQQEQSTVPGPLSGQSEWLRNGSLLVFRRLTQDVAAFRNFLTETAPKLDLTADQLSAKIVGRWPDGTPLILSPESTDPLIVADAMRINHFNYGGTDEVIVKEENGNSRTVTGTYEDNNGLRCPHLAHIRKVNPRDLNTDQGGPGRTLMMQMIRRGIPFGPLYDPKEKEMQERGLLFLSYQTSFNEQFKKLNTQWMNNPDAPEVGQHNHDLLVGQSLITKERSGTLPDKPKISTEAKWVIPSGGCFMFSPSIDFFRKLTLV